From the genome of Gracilinanus agilis isolate LMUSP501 chromosome 2, AgileGrace, whole genome shotgun sequence, one region includes:
- the LOC123233862 gene encoding protein BTG2-like codes for MGKRANMLPEITTVVGFLSNLLRTWGCVSEQRLQVFIRTLQGALTEHYKCHWFPEKPLKDSGYCCILINHKMDTIISKVARQIGFSLPQLYHLLPRKLILWVDPYEVSYQIGEDGSICVLYKAGPSPSSYGFFTP; via the coding sequence ATGGGGAAGAGAGCCAATATGCTCCCAGAGATCACCACAGTTGTGGGGTTCCTCTCCAACTTGTTGAGGACCTGGGGCTGTGTAAGTGAACAGAGGCTACAAGTTTTCATCAGGACTCTTCAAGGGGCACTCACGGAACACTATAAATGCCACTGGTTCCCAGAAAAGCCATTAAAAGATTCAGGCTACTGCTGTATCCTAATCAACCACAAGATGGACACCATCATCAGCAAGGTAGCCAGACAGATTGGATTCAGCCTGCCTCAGCTATACCATCTGCTACCCAGGAAGTTGATCCTTTGGGTGGACCCTTATGAAGTGTCCTACCAAATTGGGGAAGATGGATCAATTTGTGTCCTCTATAAGGCAGGGCCCAGTCCATCTTCTTATGGATTTTTCACTCCATGA